In Phormidium ambiguum IAM M-71, the DNA window CTGAAGTCATTCGTGGAAATTCTTAATCAGGAACCTATAATACTCAAAGTATAACTGATGAGTCAGAGTTAAAATCAACAGACTGAATAGTATTTCGCCATTGTTTAACAATAATTTGTAATCCCTCGAATAACCAATCATCATATTTTGGATATACTGGCAAACGTGGGGTTAATTCCCAATTTGCAGGGCGTAAAATTTCAGTTAATTTTTGATAATGAGGATGGGGATAATTGGGATTTACTTCATCTTTTGGCCCGATTCCACCTAAATCTCTTGCACCTGCATCTAAACACGCTAATAATAATTCTGGTTGTTGAACTAAGTTCGGGGGAATTTGAATAGTAATTTCTGTGGGTAAAATTTCTTTGGCTTTAGTAATTATTTCTGGTAATAAATGAGTATCAAAAGCGGGAAATTGCCAAGTTTGTTGACTACCTGGACTATGGGGTTGAAGAATTACTTCTTGGATGTTTCCCCAACGTTGGTGGATTGTGGCGATCGCTTCTAAACTCTCCCACCAATCTGCTGAACTTTCCCCAATTCCCAATAACAAACCAGTAGTAAAAGGAATTTTTAATTCCCCTGCCAATTCTAATTGCTCTAATCTTAATTTGGGCAATTTACTGGGTGCGTTTTTGTGAACCGTGTTTAATAAGATTGGGGTTAATTGTTCTAACATTAAACCCATTGAAACATTAACTGTTTTTAATTGTGCCATTTCTGCAAAACTCAATGGCCCAACATTAGTATGAGGTAAAAAACCTAAAGAAAGTGCTAGTTTACAAAGGTCGAATATGCGATCGAACCAAGCTTTTCGCAAAGGTGAATGAGGATGTACTTCACCGCTAAGAATCAAGATTTCACAAATGCCTGTATTTTGCAGAGACTTAAGTAAAATTTCCGCATCAGACAGAGTTAACCAAGGACTTTTACCCGGATCGGTCCGAAAATTACAATAAGCACATCGGTTAAAACATTCATAAGTAGGAACGATGGTATAAGCAGGACTGTAAGTTATTTGGCGGGAAGTAGCAGCAGACATGAATTTATTTTTATTTGGTTTTAGTGAAGCTAATTAATTTTAACTAAACTTCCAAATCTGGCAATAGTTTACCATTCAACTATCTGCTAAATGCTTAGTCCTCATTGCGATCTTTTAGTTGATGCCAACGCTTTTTAGCATAGATGTTTTTGACATGAGTTTTGACGGTGTTTAAACTGATATGTAATGTTTCAGCAATCTCTTGATAGCTATATTCTTGACGTAGCAGTGACCAAATTTCAATTTCCCGATCGGTCAATTGATACTTTTGTTGCTCGAATTGTAAATCTTCTTGGAGAATTTGGCTACGATTTTCTAAGAAAATCAAAATCTGCTGATTTTCGTTAGTAGGCAAGTTATTATC includes these proteins:
- the cofG gene encoding 7,8-didemethyl-8-hydroxy-5-deazariboflavin synthase subunit CofG; this translates as MSAATSRQITYSPAYTIVPTYECFNRCAYCNFRTDPGKSPWLTLSDAEILLKSLQNTGICEILILSGEVHPHSPLRKAWFDRIFDLCKLALSLGFLPHTNVGPLSFAEMAQLKTVNVSMGLMLEQLTPILLNTVHKNAPSKLPKLRLEQLELAGELKIPFTTGLLLGIGESSADWWESLEAIATIHQRWGNIQEVILQPHSPGSQQTWQFPAFDTHLLPEIITKAKEILPTEITIQIPPNLVQQPELLLACLDAGARDLGGIGPKDEVNPNYPHPHYQKLTEILRPANWELTPRLPVYPKYDDWLFEGLQIIVKQWRNTIQSVDFNSDSSVIL